From the Oleiphilus messinensis genome, one window contains:
- the hemA gene encoding glutamyl-tRNA reductase, with product MALLALGINHKTAPVDIRERVTFAPDHIGGALSAIREQAQINEVAILSTCNRTELYCSLDHQDTGALLSWLGRYHNIQVSQLEACTYSYWGEDAARHMMRVASGLDSLVLGEPQILGQMKDAYALANEANSMGSLLSKLFQQTFSVAKRVRTDTAIGENPVSVAYAAVSMATRIFADMSENKALLIGAGETIELVAKHLWESGVRHITVANRTLTRARELASQFNGEAVLLSDIPDRLPYADIVIASTASPLPILGKGAAERALKLRRHSPIFMVDIAVPRDIEPQVGELDDVYLYTVDDLKEVVEENIKSRQGAAEEAAHLVESGAAEFMSQIRALGAVSTLKQFRGQAEMIRDIELEKAMKSLEAGSDPQKVLAALARGLTNKLIHSPSVQLRNANSEGRVEVNDWVRELFELDSADSATPNPKQHFN from the coding sequence ATGGCATTACTTGCGTTAGGCATCAATCACAAAACGGCACCGGTGGACATCCGCGAACGCGTGACATTCGCACCCGACCATATTGGTGGGGCGCTGAGCGCTATCCGTGAGCAAGCGCAAATCAATGAAGTCGCCATTTTATCGACCTGTAACCGAACCGAGCTTTATTGTTCGCTGGATCATCAAGATACCGGGGCGTTGCTCAGTTGGTTGGGTCGTTACCACAATATTCAAGTCTCTCAGCTGGAAGCCTGTACCTACAGTTACTGGGGAGAAGATGCGGCCCGTCATATGATGCGCGTTGCAAGCGGCCTGGATTCACTGGTTCTGGGTGAGCCTCAGATACTGGGGCAAATGAAAGATGCCTATGCACTGGCCAACGAGGCAAATTCAATGGGCAGTTTGCTGAGTAAACTGTTTCAGCAGACGTTCTCTGTGGCTAAGCGGGTTCGAACCGATACCGCAATTGGTGAAAATCCCGTCTCGGTAGCCTATGCCGCAGTTAGCATGGCGACCCGAATTTTCGCGGACATGTCCGAGAACAAGGCGCTGTTGATAGGTGCGGGAGAGACCATTGAACTGGTTGCCAAGCATTTATGGGAGAGCGGCGTGCGACATATTACCGTCGCGAACCGGACACTTACCCGAGCCCGGGAACTGGCGAGCCAATTTAATGGTGAAGCGGTATTGCTCTCTGACATACCGGACCGGTTACCCTATGCGGATATCGTAATTGCATCAACTGCCAGCCCATTGCCGATTTTAGGTAAAGGCGCTGCAGAGCGAGCTTTGAAATTGCGTCGACACAGTCCGATTTTTATGGTGGATATCGCTGTACCCAGAGATATAGAGCCACAGGTTGGCGAACTGGACGATGTCTATTTGTATACAGTGGATGATTTGAAGGAAGTGGTCGAAGAGAATATAAAGTCTCGACAAGGTGCTGCGGAAGAGGCGGCGCATCTGGTGGAAAGCGGTGCGGCAGAATTTATGTCCCAGATTCGGGCACTGGGAGCCGTCTCGACGTTGAAGCAGTTCCGTGGACAAGCAGAAATGATACGTGATATTGAATTGGAAAAGGCAATGAAAAGCCTCGAAGCCGGCTCTGATCCCCAAAAGGTTTTGGCAGCACTCGCCCGAGGGTTGACTAACAAATTGATTCACAGTCCCTCGGTTCAATTGCGCAATGCCAATTCCGAGGGCCGAGTTGAAGTCAATGACTGGGTCCGGGAATTATTCGAACTTGATAGCGCTGATTCTGCTACACCCAATCCAAAACAGCATTTCAATTAG
- a CDS encoding HesA/MoeB/ThiF family protein, with product MIEFSDQDLLRYSRQIMLPAFDIAGQHKLASARVLIVGIGGLGSPVALYLAAAGVGTLVLADHDEVELSNLQRQIVHGEATLNQNKAQSAASRLQDINPGCKVEVLAEKLKSERLEQIVSAVDLVVDASDNFNTRYAINQACIRLKRPLVSGAAIRFEGQVAVFDFADDESPCYACLYPDLGEEQLTCSESGILAPVVGVIGSMQALETIKMIAGVGTPLVGKLLLFDGLNADWRTMRLQRDPQCCQCAGR from the coding sequence GTGATTGAATTTAGTGATCAGGATTTGCTGCGATACAGTCGTCAGATCATGCTGCCGGCATTTGATATCGCGGGGCAGCATAAACTGGCATCGGCTCGGGTATTGATCGTTGGAATAGGCGGGTTGGGCAGCCCGGTCGCCTTATATCTTGCTGCCGCAGGCGTCGGCACGTTGGTTTTAGCCGATCATGATGAGGTGGAGCTAAGCAACCTTCAGCGCCAGATCGTCCATGGTGAGGCGACGTTAAATCAAAATAAAGCCCAGTCAGCGGCATCCCGCTTACAGGATATCAATCCGGGATGTAAGGTTGAGGTGCTGGCAGAAAAACTGAAGTCTGAACGACTCGAGCAGATTGTGTCCGCTGTTGATCTGGTTGTGGATGCCAGCGATAACTTCAATACCCGGTACGCGATCAATCAGGCTTGTATTCGCCTGAAACGGCCGCTGGTTTCCGGTGCGGCGATTCGCTTTGAAGGTCAGGTCGCGGTATTCGATTTCGCAGATGATGAAAGCCCTTGTTATGCCTGCCTTTATCCTGATCTCGGCGAAGAGCAGTTAACCTGTTCCGAGTCTGGAATTTTAGCGCCGGTTGTCGGGGTGATTGGCAGTATGCAGGCGCTTGAAACCATTAAAATGATTGCTGGAGTGGGGACACCGTTGGTCGGAAAGCTGTTGCTGTTTGATGGCTTGAATGCGGATTGGCGCACAATGCGCTTGCAGCGGGATCCGCAATGCTGTCAGTGTGCTGGGCGATAG
- a CDS encoding PhoH family protein — translation MAVLKARKKVYVLDTNVLIHDPSAILNFEEHQVIIPMTVLEELDKLKTGKQTIAADCRQAIRTIDHLLGDATPKQIEKGVPIKRGEKSDPLGTISILMNTESKSGPHLPDNLNDNKIINSLANLQSVLKDRQIILVSKDINMRLKARGFGVEAQDYHNDQLVEDITLLPAGYTEYPKSFWDTIDKVETIQRESITEHILRRSNGLEQLHINEFVIDEQGFIGRVTEINEDQVILEDLSQMDLLNQEAWGLVPRDIYQALALHLLLDPDIHLVNLTGAAGSGKTILALAAAIEMTVASKRYKRIIATRSTQGLDEDIGFLPGTETEKMEPWLGAITDNLEALHEDDENMHSSVNYILDKVPIQFKSMNYIRGRSFQHSLILIDECQNLTPHQIKTIITRAGNGSKVICLGNLAQIDTPYLSPQSSGLTYMTERFKAFPYGGHINLKGVPRSLLAEYAEANL, via the coding sequence ATGGCAGTATTAAAAGCTCGCAAGAAAGTTTACGTGCTCGATACTAATGTTCTGATCCATGACCCCAGCGCCATTCTGAACTTCGAAGAACACCAGGTTATTATTCCGATGACGGTCCTCGAAGAGCTGGACAAACTTAAAACCGGGAAACAGACTATTGCTGCCGACTGTCGGCAGGCGATCAGAACAATCGACCATCTCTTGGGAGACGCTACGCCGAAGCAAATCGAAAAAGGAGTACCGATCAAACGCGGGGAGAAAAGTGACCCACTCGGTACGATATCCATTCTCATGAACACTGAGTCTAAAAGTGGCCCCCACCTTCCAGATAACCTCAACGACAACAAAATTATCAACAGCCTTGCAAATCTGCAGTCCGTTTTAAAAGACCGCCAGATTATTCTGGTGAGCAAAGATATCAACATGCGCCTCAAGGCTCGAGGTTTTGGCGTTGAAGCTCAAGATTATCACAACGACCAATTGGTCGAAGACATCACCCTATTGCCAGCTGGCTATACGGAATATCCGAAATCGTTCTGGGATACAATCGATAAAGTCGAAACCATCCAGCGTGAAAGCATCACAGAACACATTCTGCGACGCAGCAATGGCCTGGAGCAATTACATATCAATGAATTTGTAATTGATGAACAAGGGTTTATCGGACGTGTTACCGAAATTAATGAAGACCAGGTCATTCTGGAAGATCTGTCTCAAATGGATCTGTTGAATCAAGAAGCCTGGGGATTGGTTCCGCGGGATATTTATCAAGCACTTGCGTTACACCTGCTGCTTGACCCGGACATACACCTGGTCAACCTCACCGGTGCCGCAGGCTCGGGAAAAACCATACTGGCTCTGGCGGCCGCCATTGAGATGACAGTGGCAAGCAAACGCTACAAACGCATCATTGCGACACGCAGTACGCAAGGCCTGGACGAAGATATCGGTTTTCTACCGGGAACCGAAACAGAGAAAATGGAGCCCTGGCTTGGAGCAATCACTGACAACCTCGAAGCGCTGCATGAAGATGATGAAAATATGCACAGCAGCGTGAATTACATTCTGGATAAAGTACCCATTCAGTTCAAATCCATGAACTACATTCGCGGTCGCAGTTTTCAGCACAGCCTGATTTTGATTGACGAATGCCAGAACCTGACCCCGCACCAGATTAAAACGATCATTACCCGTGCAGGTAACGGCAGTAAAGTCATTTGCCTTGGGAACCTGGCCCAGATTGATACCCCCTACCTGAGCCCCCAAAGCTCTGGTTTGACCTACATGACCGAACGTTTCAAAGCGTTTCCATACGGAGGTCATATCAACCTGAAAGGGGTGCCACGATCACTGCTTGCGGAATACGCCGAGGCGAATCTATAA
- a CDS encoding tetratricopeptide repeat protein, with the protein MKPLTKTITIFALIVQMVACASFDQKTSKPAPPPPAPITEEPIAVVKHRDFAPETLYALLTAEIAGQRNRFDVTLLNYVQQAKKTRDLGVVKRAVQISQFLKASNALTDLGELWLELEPGSAEPHQILAFQFVAQGDYERAMHHMEQIYLMSGSADFESLAVHSKSLSVPEKQTLMELYADLAQRYPDNFDLGYSYALVQRNNEQHQAALDTISHYLAQDPEYQPGLLLKATLLYDVGQMSNALDLLSDATQRFPENRKLGTLYARMLIDDNQLEQSEEEYRKLVKRFPDVPGLRLAHSLVALENNNLDVAVEGLETLVKEGQHLNEAHFYLGRTADQRGDHALALNHYEQISSGGHYYNALARSSFLRASEGQLDEVMSKLATLREDHPQQVNALWQIEINLLMDLEKLDVALERVNEAIKQHPDSSDLRYARAMLYERQDLLPEMEADLRFILQAEPENSIAMNALGYTLADKTDRYLEAFELINNALKINPKSPAIIDSLGWVYYKMGDMEQALAYLRQAYDQFPDPEVAAHLGEVLWETGEEKEALEIWQKAYQTDPVHRILQRILNKYGVKFE; encoded by the coding sequence ATGAAGCCGCTAACCAAAACAATTACAATTTTTGCCCTGATCGTACAAATGGTCGCCTGTGCCTCATTCGATCAGAAAACAAGCAAACCGGCACCGCCGCCACCCGCGCCAATTACTGAAGAACCCATCGCTGTCGTAAAGCACCGGGATTTTGCTCCGGAAACACTCTACGCATTGCTTACAGCGGAAATCGCCGGACAACGTAATCGTTTCGACGTGACCTTACTTAATTATGTTCAGCAAGCGAAAAAAACCCGTGACCTGGGTGTCGTCAAGCGAGCCGTGCAGATTTCCCAGTTTTTGAAAGCCTCCAATGCACTCACCGATTTAGGGGAGCTTTGGCTGGAATTGGAGCCAGGCAGTGCAGAACCGCACCAGATACTGGCATTTCAGTTTGTCGCACAAGGTGACTACGAGCGCGCCATGCACCACATGGAGCAAATTTATCTGATGAGTGGCAGCGCCGACTTTGAAAGTCTGGCAGTTCACAGCAAGTCGCTCAGCGTGCCCGAAAAACAGACCCTGATGGAACTCTACGCTGATCTGGCACAGCGCTACCCTGATAACTTCGACTTGGGATACAGCTATGCCCTGGTGCAACGGAACAACGAACAACACCAGGCTGCACTGGATACCATTTCTCACTATCTGGCCCAGGATCCTGAATACCAGCCCGGACTGCTTTTAAAGGCCACCTTGCTTTACGATGTCGGGCAAATGAGCAATGCGCTCGATTTACTTTCTGACGCCACTCAGCGCTTTCCGGAAAACCGCAAACTCGGTACGCTGTATGCACGCATGCTGATCGATGACAACCAACTCGAACAATCCGAAGAGGAATATCGAAAGCTGGTCAAACGCTTCCCCGATGTCCCCGGTCTGCGCCTGGCACATTCATTGGTCGCATTGGAAAATAACAATCTGGATGTCGCTGTTGAAGGCCTGGAAACCCTGGTCAAAGAGGGTCAACACCTCAATGAAGCCCATTTCTACCTGGGGCGAACTGCAGACCAGAGAGGTGACCACGCACTGGCACTCAATCACTACGAACAAATTAGCAGTGGCGGTCACTACTATAATGCACTCGCCAGATCGAGCTTCCTGCGTGCATCTGAAGGCCAGCTTGACGAAGTCATGAGTAAGCTGGCTACCCTCCGGGAAGACCATCCACAGCAGGTCAACGCGCTCTGGCAGATCGAAATCAATCTATTGATGGATCTGGAGAAACTGGATGTAGCCCTCGAACGCGTAAACGAAGCGATAAAGCAACATCCGGATAGCAGTGATTTGCGTTACGCCAGAGCGATGCTGTATGAAAGGCAGGATTTACTTCCGGAGATGGAAGCCGACCTACGCTTTATTCTTCAGGCAGAACCCGAGAATTCAATTGCCATGAATGCACTGGGTTACACACTCGCAGACAAAACAGATCGCTATCTGGAGGCTTTCGAATTAATCAATAACGCCTTGAAAATAAATCCGAAGAGTCCTGCGATCATCGACAGTCTTGGTTGGGTCTATTACAAAATGGGCGATATGGAGCAGGCATTAGCCTATCTCAGGCAAGCCTATGACCAATTCCCTGACCCCGAAGTTGCCGCCCACCTCGGGGAAGTACTTTGGGAAACAGGCGAAGAAAAGGAAGCCTTGGAAATATGGCAGAAGGCATACCAGACAGATCCTGTACACCGCATTCTGCAAAGAATTCTCAATAAATACGGCGTGAAGTTTGAGTAA
- the prmC gene encoding peptide chain release factor N(5)-glutamine methyltransferase — MQDSPLSVAALLDVYSRGESALDRLDVEVLLCDTLDKNRAFLYTWPDYCLQEEEAARFRAMVSRRQAGEPVAYITGYREFWSLSLACDASTLIPRPETELIVEWALQNMNSATTCRVLDLGCGTGAIALAIASERANWRVRGTDFSPQAVALAQRNAERLDLQRVQFQQGSWYQAAGEEQYDLIVSNPPYIDPEDPHLQQGDVRYEPRSALIAENHGLAEIEEITRGAIQHLDANGWLAIEHGYDQQSCVQNIFTNAGFNQVRCLPDLAGLPRVTVGCIGKVEHAL; from the coding sequence GTGCAGGATAGTCCGCTCTCGGTTGCAGCCTTGCTTGATGTGTACAGTCGTGGAGAATCCGCGCTTGACCGTCTGGATGTTGAAGTGCTGCTCTGTGATACGCTTGATAAAAACCGGGCTTTTCTTTATACCTGGCCTGATTATTGTCTCCAGGAAGAGGAAGCAGCCCGTTTTCGAGCAATGGTGTCGCGTCGGCAGGCGGGTGAGCCGGTGGCATATATTACCGGGTATCGGGAGTTTTGGTCATTGTCGCTGGCGTGTGATGCCTCCACGTTAATACCGCGTCCTGAAACGGAGTTGATTGTTGAATGGGCGTTGCAAAATATGAATTCTGCCACCACTTGTCGTGTTCTGGATCTAGGTTGTGGAACGGGAGCGATTGCACTCGCGATTGCGTCTGAGCGGGCCAACTGGCGAGTACGGGGGACTGACTTTTCCCCGCAGGCGGTTGCATTGGCGCAACGCAATGCCGAGCGGTTGGATCTGCAAAGGGTGCAGTTTCAACAAGGATCCTGGTATCAGGCGGCTGGCGAAGAACAGTACGATTTGATCGTGAGTAATCCGCCCTACATTGATCCGGAGGACCCTCATCTTCAGCAGGGCGATGTGCGTTATGAACCGAGATCAGCTCTGATCGCTGAAAATCATGGCTTGGCTGAAATTGAAGAAATTACACGCGGCGCGATACAGCACCTTGATGCGAATGGCTGGCTTGCGATTGAGCATGGTTATGACCAGCAATCCTGTGTGCAGAACATATTTACGAATGCTGGCTTTAATCAGGTTCGGTGTTTACCCGATCTTGCCGGATTGCCTCGCGTCACTGTTGGTTGTATAGGAAAAGTGGAGCATGCTTTGTGA
- a CDS encoding TetR family transcriptional regulator, translating to MKCITQRLRAIDDNEKALKKQTILDSAKALFAHEPESLPSVINIAKSAGLAKGTVYLYFKTKEEIFLAILSEQYQQLLSEMVKTLENAPIDSESVVLSLTSTLRNHMDTNPIFMPLASMASSVIEKNVEHTIILEFKTMLAQNLKQIGKLLHAHYPALSEEKGTRLLLHTNALIIGLWQMQNWPSTLKPLLANPEVRTIYPEFNEEIIPALQSLWLGTLKS from the coding sequence TTGAAATGCATTACGCAACGCTTACGAGCGATTGACGACAACGAAAAAGCCCTCAAGAAGCAAACCATACTCGACTCAGCCAAAGCACTTTTCGCCCATGAGCCGGAAAGTTTGCCATCTGTTATCAACATTGCAAAATCTGCAGGACTGGCGAAAGGCACCGTCTATCTGTACTTCAAAACCAAAGAAGAGATATTCCTCGCCATTTTATCCGAGCAATATCAGCAACTTCTTTCCGAAATGGTCAAAACACTGGAAAACGCACCAATAGATAGCGAATCCGTAGTTCTGTCGCTGACCAGCACGCTGCGAAACCATATGGACACCAATCCAATTTTTATGCCGCTCGCAAGTATGGCCAGTTCTGTCATTGAAAAAAACGTTGAGCACACAATCATTCTCGAATTCAAAACAATGCTGGCACAAAACCTGAAACAAATCGGGAAACTGCTCCATGCGCATTACCCCGCGCTGAGCGAAGAAAAAGGCACCCGGTTATTGTTGCATACCAATGCACTGATTATTGGATTGTGGCAAATGCAAAATTGGCCCAGCACGCTTAAACCTCTGTTGGCCAACCCGGAGGTAAGAACCATCTACCCCGAATTTAACGAAGAGATCATACCCGCATTGCAAAGTCTCTGGCTTGGAACCCTGAAGAGCTGA
- the prfA gene encoding peptide chain release factor 1, with protein sequence MKDSIVAKLDNISERYEELAGLLSDPGVISDQNKFRDYSKEYSELEDVVTCYSQYKLALEDIEEAEVLAGDSDPEMREMAMETMKEAQSQRDDLDAQLQRLLLPKDPNDANNIFLEVRAGTGGDEAAIFAGDLFRMYSRYAETQRWKVEIISQNEGEHGGFKEIICRLVGADVYAHLKFESGAHRVQRVPETESQGRIHTSACTVAVMPEAEGVEAVDINKADLRVDTFRASGAGGQHVNKTDSAIRITHLPTGIVVECQDERSQHKNRAKAMSLLQAKLLTSQQDAQAKEQAETRKSLVGSGDRSERIRTYNYPQGRVTDHRINLTLYKLDEIMQGDLNVLIQPLVNEHQAELLASMSEE encoded by the coding sequence ATGAAAGACTCGATAGTTGCAAAGCTCGATAATATTTCAGAGCGTTACGAAGAGTTGGCGGGGTTATTAAGTGATCCTGGTGTGATTTCCGATCAGAATAAATTTCGGGACTATTCCAAGGAATACTCTGAATTGGAAGATGTTGTAACATGTTACTCCCAATACAAACTGGCGTTGGAAGATATCGAGGAAGCCGAGGTACTGGCCGGCGACAGTGACCCGGAGATGCGCGAGATGGCCATGGAAACGATGAAAGAGGCCCAGTCCCAGCGGGACGATCTGGATGCACAGTTGCAACGACTGCTCTTGCCGAAGGATCCAAATGATGCCAATAACATCTTTTTGGAAGTTCGGGCGGGTACCGGTGGGGACGAGGCGGCAATCTTTGCCGGGGATTTGTTCCGAATGTATTCCCGTTATGCGGAAACCCAGCGCTGGAAGGTGGAAATTATCAGCCAGAACGAGGGGGAACATGGTGGTTTCAAGGAAATTATTTGCCGTTTGGTCGGCGCTGATGTCTATGCGCATCTCAAGTTTGAGTCCGGTGCACATCGCGTCCAACGTGTCCCGGAAACCGAATCCCAAGGCCGTATTCATACTTCTGCTTGCACCGTAGCGGTGATGCCGGAGGCTGAAGGTGTCGAGGCTGTCGATATCAATAAAGCGGATTTGCGTGTGGATACCTTCCGGGCCTCCGGTGCGGGTGGGCAGCACGTTAACAAGACAGACTCCGCTATTCGCATAACCCATCTACCGACTGGAATCGTGGTCGAGTGTCAGGATGAGCGTTCGCAACACAAGAACCGGGCCAAGGCGATGTCGTTGTTGCAGGCCAAGTTGTTGACGTCACAGCAGGATGCCCAAGCCAAAGAGCAGGCTGAAACCCGTAAGAGTCTGGTGGGTAGTGGTGATCGTTCGGAGCGAATTCGAACCTACAACTATCCGCAGGGGCGGGTTACCGATCATCGTATCAACTTGACGCTGTACAAGCTGGACGAAATCATGCAGGGTGACTTGAATGTGCTCATTCAGCCTCTGGTGAATGAGCATCAGGCAGAATTGCTGGCATCAATGTCCGAAGAGTAA
- the lolB gene encoding lipoprotein insertase outer membrane protein LolB has translation MPANDFLRHKNRLRNDTRKLLLKLITATLLVNVLHGCSLISTQEPLITNSVVPETWPMQHRMLSTLTHWSINGKIGIRQPGQSESAAINNWSQRGDHYNIDLSSLLLGMGAIHIEGNLDYILLSDSDEQNIYSDDPESLLEQHAGWTLPLAYIADWVKGIPSPGSPYRLEFTAEGRLAHVEQSGWTVTYRNFLEVGDYPLPAKITITDGERRIIIVINQWQLL, from the coding sequence GTGCCCGCAAATGACTTCCTGAGACACAAAAACCGCCTTCGAAACGACACCCGCAAGCTGCTTTTGAAGCTCATCACAGCGACACTACTGGTTAACGTCCTCCACGGCTGTTCCTTGATAAGCACACAGGAACCTCTGATAACCAACTCGGTCGTTCCAGAAACCTGGCCAATGCAACATCGAATGCTGAGCACGCTAACACACTGGAGCATCAACGGTAAGATCGGAATTCGACAGCCTGGTCAATCCGAGAGTGCGGCGATAAATAACTGGTCGCAACGAGGTGACCACTACAATATCGACCTGTCATCATTACTGCTAGGCATGGGAGCAATACATATAGAGGGCAACCTCGACTATATATTGTTATCCGACTCAGACGAACAAAATATCTACTCCGATGACCCTGAAAGCTTGCTGGAACAACACGCCGGCTGGACATTGCCACTTGCCTACATCGCAGACTGGGTGAAGGGTATCCCCTCTCCTGGCTCACCCTACCGCCTTGAATTCACAGCCGAAGGCCGGCTTGCACATGTGGAACAATCCGGCTGGACAGTAACCTACCGCAATTTCCTGGAGGTCGGAGACTATCCACTACCCGCTAAAATTACGATTACCGATGGCGAGCGCCGGATTATCATTGTGATAAATCAATGGCAACTACTGTGA